The following coding sequences are from one Oryzisolibacter sp. LB2S window:
- a CDS encoding DUF488 family protein, translating into MDKTIPAHHVRIKRAYEPPAPEDGARILIDRLWPRGVKKEALALADWPKALAPSTALRQWFNHDPALWEEFRRRYAAELREQPEAWAQLCERARHGVVTLVYGAHDETVNNAVAMRGFLLQPGGLDATR; encoded by the coding sequence ATGGACAAGACCATTCCCGCGCACCATGTGCGCATCAAGCGCGCCTACGAGCCGCCGGCCCCGGAGGACGGCGCGCGCATCCTCATCGACCGGCTGTGGCCGCGCGGCGTGAAGAAGGAGGCACTGGCGCTCGCCGACTGGCCCAAGGCGCTCGCGCCCAGTACCGCGCTGCGCCAGTGGTTCAACCACGACCCCGCGCTGTGGGAGGAGTTTCGCCGCCGCTACGCGGCCGAGCTGCGCGAGCAGCCCGAGGCCTGGGCGCAGCTGTGCGAGCGCGCGCGCCATGGCGTGGTGACGCTGGTGTATGGCGCGCATGACGAGACGGTGAACAACGCCGTCGCCATGCGCGGCTTTCTGCTGCAGCCCGGCGGACTGGACGCCACGCGGTGA
- the pyrC gene encoding dihydroorotase, translating into MTATTDTLTITRPDDWHLHVRDGEPLLTVVPHTAAQFGRAIIMPNLRPPVTTAQQALAYKQRILAAVPEGLQFEPLMTLYLTDNLPPEEIARAKAAGVVALKLYPAGATTNSDAGVTELRKTYKTLEAMQKAGLLLLVHGEVTSSDIDLFDREAVFIERQLIPLRRDFPELKIVFEHITTREAAQYVMDSDAHTAATITAHHLLYNRNAIFTGGIRPHYYCLPVLKRETHRQALVQAATSGSPKFFLGTDSAPHPAHLKEHATGCAGCYTAHAAIEMYAEAFDNAGALDRLEAFASFHGPAFYGLPRNQGRITLRRESWTPPDSFPFGEADLKPLRAGEPLPWRLVG; encoded by the coding sequence ATGACCGCCACCACCGACACCCTGACCATCACCCGCCCCGACGACTGGCACCTGCATGTGCGCGACGGCGAGCCCCTGCTGACCGTCGTGCCGCACACCGCCGCGCAGTTCGGCCGCGCCATCATCATGCCCAACCTGCGCCCGCCCGTGACCACGGCGCAGCAGGCGCTGGCCTACAAGCAGCGCATCCTGGCCGCCGTGCCCGAGGGGCTGCAGTTCGAGCCCCTGATGACGCTCTACCTCACCGACAACCTGCCGCCCGAGGAAATCGCCCGGGCCAAGGCCGCCGGCGTGGTCGCGCTCAAGCTCTACCCGGCCGGCGCCACCACCAACAGCGACGCCGGCGTGACCGAGCTGCGCAAGACCTACAAGACCCTGGAGGCCATGCAGAAGGCCGGCCTGCTGCTGCTGGTGCATGGCGAGGTGACGAGCAGCGACATCGACCTGTTCGACCGCGAGGCCGTGTTCATCGAGCGCCAGCTGATCCCGCTGCGCCGCGACTTCCCCGAGCTCAAGATCGTCTTCGAGCACATCACCACCCGCGAGGCTGCGCAGTACGTGATGGACAGCGACGCCCACACCGCCGCCACCATTACCGCGCACCACCTGCTGTACAACCGCAACGCCATCTTCACGGGCGGCATACGCCCGCATTACTACTGCCTGCCGGTCCTGAAGCGCGAGACGCACCGCCAGGCCCTGGTGCAGGCGGCGACCAGCGGCTCACCGAAGTTCTTCCTGGGCACCGACAGCGCCCCGCACCCCGCCCACCTCAAGGAGCACGCCACGGGCTGCGCCGGCTGCTACACCGCGCACGCCGCCATCGAGATGTACGCCGAGGCCTTCGACAACGCCGGCGCGCTGGACCGGCTCGAGGCCTTCGCCAGCTTCCACGGCCCGGCCTTCTACGGCCTGCCGCGCAACCAGGGCCGGATCACCCTGCGCCGCGAAAGCTGGACCCCGCCCGACAGCTTCCCCTTCGGCGAGGCGGACTTGAAGCCCCTGCGCGCAGGCGAGCCGCTGCCGTGGCGGCTGGTGGGGTGA
- a CDS encoding carboxymuconolactone decarboxylase family protein, translated as MDQAMFPSSSADIARKRRELAPKQLEAFRAFSAAVFAEGELDARTKQLIAVAVAHVTQCPYCIRGHTDGALKAGASEAQIMEAIWVAAEMRAGGAFAHSALAIDQMHAHGRASG; from the coding sequence ATGGACCAAGCCATGTTCCCGAGCAGCAGCGCCGACATCGCACGCAAGCGGCGCGAGCTCGCGCCAAAGCAGCTGGAGGCGTTTCGCGCGTTCAGCGCCGCGGTCTTTGCCGAGGGCGAGCTGGACGCGCGCACCAAGCAGCTGATCGCCGTTGCCGTGGCCCATGTCACGCAATGCCCGTACTGCATACGCGGCCACACGGATGGCGCGCTCAAGGCCGGCGCCAGCGAGGCGCAGATCATGGAGGCCATCTGGGTCGCGGCCGAGATGCGCGCGGGTGGCGCCTTTGCGCATTCGGCGCTGGCCATCGACCAGATGCACGCGCACGGCCGCGCAAGCGGCTGA
- a CDS encoding carboxymuconolactone decarboxylase family protein, translating to MTQRLDYKNASPKGFAAMLALEQHARTSGLEHGLLELVKTRASQLNGCAFCLDMHTKDARAAGESEQRLYLLPAWREAPCYTPRERAALAWTEAVTLLRDQQVPDEVYAQARAEFDDRSLVDLTLAIIAINGWNRLSVAFRTEAGSYQPGTH from the coding sequence ATGACGCAACGCCTGGACTACAAGAACGCCTCGCCCAAGGGCTTTGCGGCCATGCTCGCGCTGGAGCAGCACGCGCGCACCAGCGGCCTGGAGCACGGCTTGCTTGAGCTCGTGAAGACGCGCGCATCGCAGCTCAACGGCTGCGCCTTCTGCCTGGACATGCACACCAAGGACGCCCGCGCCGCGGGCGAGAGCGAGCAGCGCCTGTACCTGCTGCCCGCCTGGCGCGAGGCGCCCTGCTACACGCCGCGCGAGCGCGCCGCGCTGGCCTGGACCGAGGCCGTGACGCTGCTCAGGGATCAGCAGGTGCCCGATGAGGTGTACGCGCAGGCGCGCGCCGAGTTCGACGACAGGTCGCTGGTGGACCTGACGCTGGCCATCATCGCCATCAATGGCTGGAACCGGCTGTCGGTGGCATTTCGCACCGAGGCCGGCAGCTACCAGCCCGGCACGCATTGA